Within the Kribbella aluminosa genome, the region CTGCGTGGTGGCAACCTGGCGATGCTGGCGTCCAGTGTCGGTACGCCGACGTACGCGCCGCCGGCAGGGGTCGTCGTACTCGAGGAGATCAACGAAGAGGCCTACCAGGCGGACCGGCTGCTCACGCAGCTGCTGCGCGCCGGGTGGTTCGACCAGGTGACCGGGCTGGTGATCGGTGACTTCAGCCAGGGCGGGGACGGGCTCGACGACACCATCCGGGAGCGGCTCGAGCCGCTCGGCGTACCGATGGTGGAGGGTGCGGCGATCGGGCACGAGCCGTTGAACCTCGCCGTACCGCTCGGGCTCCCGGTACGGCTCGACGCGACCGCCGGGACCCTTACGCCAGGTGGTCTCGGAGGAAGCTGAACGCCTGCGGGTACGCGTCCAGGCGGTTCGCCAGCTTGGCGAGGCCGTGGCCTTCGTCCGGATAAACGAGCAGCTGGCACGGTACGCCGCGGTTGGTCAGCGCCTCCGTGATCTGCTCGGCCTCCGACAGCGGCACTCGCGGGTCGTTCGCGCCGTGGATGACGAACAGCGGCGCCCGGATGTCGTCGACCCGGCTGAGCGGGCTCGCGGACTCCAGGAACTCCCGGTCGGTGGCGAGGTACCCGTACTCGCGCTCCCGCATCGCGCGGCGGTAGTCCGACGTGTTCTCCAGGAACGTCACCAGCGAAGCGATCCCGACGATGTCCACCCCGGCCGCCCACAGGTCCGGCTGGAACGCGACGCCGGCCAGCACCATGTACCCGCCGTACGAGCCGCCCCAGAGCACGGCCCGCTTCGGGTCGCCGTCGATCGTCGGCAGCCACGCGTTGATCGCGGCCAGGTCCTTCACCGAGTCCAGCCGCAGCTGACGGTCGTCCAGCGAGTACCAGCGCTTGCCGTAGCCGGCCGAGCCGCGGACGTTCGGTACGACGACCGTGTGTCCCTCGCCGGCCAGCGACGAGATGATCGGGCTCCAGATCCGCATCGCGGCACCCTCCGGCCCGCCGTGCACGTGGACAACCGTGGAGCCCAGCTTCGGAGCGGTCGGCCGGAAGACGAAGACCGGGACCTGCTCGCCGTCGAACGACGGCACCCGCAGGCTCTCCGGATGCTGCAGCTCGGCCGGGACCTCGACCTGGGCGATCGCCGTCAGCTCACCGTTCGGCACGTACCGGTACACGGTCGGCGGGGTGACCGGGGAGTTGTAGGTGATCGCCGCGAACGAGCCGTCCGCCGACCAGATCGGGTCCGGCGTCATCATCGTCAGCGCCGCGCAGCCGCCCGCGGGCAGTCCGACCGGCGCGATCAGCGCGCCGTCCTCGAGCCGGTGCAGGGCCAGCGCGACCTCGCCGTCCTCGAGTACGCCGACCAGCTGGTGTACGCCGTCCGGCGACGGCCAGGCGGCGAGGTCCCGCGCGTCGTCCACCAGTACGTCGCTCCACGCCGCGTCGGCCACGTCGTACCGGCGGACCGCCTTGCGATCGCGGTCGACGTCGGTCGACACCAGGAACGCGGACGAGTCGGGCAGCCAGGCGACCGGGGCCCCTGGTCGTTGTGCGCGTCCGCGGGCGTGAGCTCGGTGACCGACCGGCTCGACGTGTCGACCAGCAGCAGCTGGATCGAGTTCGCAGGGCTGCTGGCCTTCGACAGGACGACCCACTTGTCGTCCGGGGACGGGTCCACGCCCATCACCCAGCCGCCGGCGTCGTACAGCACGGTCTCGGTGCCGCTCGCCAGGTCGCGGGTGATCAGGTCGAAGTCGACACTGTTGCGACGGTTC harbors:
- a CDS encoding alpha/beta hydrolase family protein, which codes for MMTPDPIWSADGSFAAITYNSPVTPPTVYRYVPNGELTAIAQVEVPAELQHPESLRVPSFDGEQVPVFVFRPTAPKLGSTVVHVHGGPEGAAMRIWSPIISSLAGEGHTVVVPNVRGSAGYGKRWYSLDDRQLRLDSVKDLAAINAWLPTIDGDPKRAVLWGGSYGGYMVLAGVAFQPDLWAAGVDIVGIASLVTFLENTSDYRRAMREREYGYLATDREFLESASPLSRVDDIRAPLFVIHGANDPRVPLSEAEQITEALTNRGVPCQLLVYPDEGHGLAKLANRLDAYPQAFSFLRDHLA